From the Oryzias melastigma strain HK-1 unplaced genomic scaffold, ASM292280v2 sc03481, whole genome shotgun sequence genome, one window contains:
- the LOC112139457 gene encoding uncharacterized protein LOC112139457 — translation MDAQLQKTTQNLTTAADMRVTTQMLMQPSANWEGYLTPAPLSIAIMGELVFISSTTDFSINKNPPKKGFKYIKYPDSFRASLMQICNSGWHAFNLAHKNMDQIRIHTFTVPDYMKAVVKILFQGNDEIVETLLPNQLENIRSISDECVKLAESVEKKYEYVIKIIQELLEACINANHVYGEELENVRMKLEENKLKEQTSKELNERSKKAMEAMSKELEETQEQYKKAMDSIPSGWETIGMDLVEGMTSVLKVFSSGAAFCKGLIKNPFGSEINLLDKGEDVDMIAEMKICS, via the coding sequence ATGGACGCCCAACTTCAAAAGACCACCCAGAATTTGACCACTGCAGCTGATATGAGGGTCACCACCCAGATGTTGATGCAGCCCAGTGCAAACTGGGAGGGTTACCTAACTCCTGCTCCTCTCTCCATCGCCATCATGGGGGAGCTGGTCTTCATCTCATCAACCACTGATTTCTCCATCAACAAGAATCCCCCAAAAAAAGGATTCAAGTACATAAAGTACCCAGACTCCTTTAGGGCTAGTCTCATGCAAATCTGTAACTCAGGCTGGCACGCTTTCAACTTAGCCCACAAGAACATGGATCAAATCCGCATTCATACTTTCACTGTTCCAGATTATATGAAAGCAGTAGTCAAGATTCTGTTTCAAGGAAATGATGAAATCGTTGAAACTCTCCTTCCAAACCAGCTGGAAAACATCCGCAGCATTTCAGACGAATGTGTGAAGCTAGCAGAGAGCGTTGAAAAGAAGTATGaatatgttattaaaataattcaggAGCTGCTGGAAGCCTGTATCAATGCTAACCATGTTTATGGAGAAGAGCTGGAGAACGTCAGGATGAAACTTGAGGAGAATAAATTGAAGGAGCAGACTTCAAAGGAGCTAAATGAACGATCCAAGAAAGCAATGGAGGCCATGTCAAAGGAGCTGGAAGAAACACAAGAACAGTACAAAAAGGCCATGGATTCCATCCCATCAGGATGGGAGACGATTGGCATGGATTTAGTTGAAGGAATGACATCCGTTCTGAAAGTATTCAGTTCAGGAGCAGCTTTTTGTAAGGGTCTCATTAAAAATCCCTTTGGTTCTGAGATTAATCTTTTAGACAAAGGTGAGGATGTCGACATGATTGCAGAAATGAAAATATGCAGCAG